One window of the Aptenodytes patagonicus chromosome 5, bAptPat1.pri.cur, whole genome shotgun sequence genome contains the following:
- the MOB3C gene encoding MOB kinase activator 3C: MMALCLKQVFNKDKTFRPRKKFEPGTQRFELYKKAQASLKSGLDLKAVVQLPPGESINDWIAVHVVDFFNRINLIYGTMSEYCTEKSCPIMSGGLKYEYRWQDDSKYKKPTKLSAPQYMCMLMDWIEMLINNEDVFPTRIGVPFPRQFQQVCTKILTRLFRVFVHVYIHHFDSIINMGAEAHVNTCYKHFYYFIREFSLVDHRELEPLKEMTERICH; this comes from the exons ATGATGGCGTTGTGTCTCAAGCAAGTCTTCAACAAAGACAAAACGTTTCGTCCCCGAAAGAAGTTTGAGCCGGGCACCCAGCGCTTCGAGCTGTACAAGAAAGCCCAGGCCTCCCTCAAGTCTGGGCTGGACCTCAAAGCGGTGGTGCAGCTGCCTCCTGGTGAGAGCATCAATGACTGGATCGCTGTGCATGTGGTGGACTTCTTCAACCGCATCAACCTCATCTACGGCACCATGTCGGAGTACTGCACGGAGAAGAGTTGCCCCATCATGTCGGGTGGGCTCAAGTATGAGTACAGGTGGCAGGATGATAGCAAGTACAAGAAGCCGACCAAGCTGTCGGCCCCGCAGTACATGTGTATGCTGATGGACTGGATCGAGATGCTCATTAACAACGAGGACGTCTTCCCCACCAGGATAG GTgttcccttccccaggcagttccAGCAAGTATGCACTAAGATCCTCACCCGCCTCTTCCGTGTCTTTGTCCATGTCTACATCCACCACTTTGACAGCATCATCAACATGGGTGCTGAGGCTCACGTCAACACCTGCTACAAGCACTTTTACTACTTCATCAGGGAGTTCAGCCTCGTTGACCATCGGGAGCTGGAGCCTTTG AAAGAAATGACAGAACGAATTTGCCACTGA